In the Colletotrichum lupini chromosome 1, complete sequence genome, one interval contains:
- a CDS encoding prenyltransferase and squalene oxidase — MRPRIKPLKRRTKVTFIKRAASMAASAQTGSPQRSDSDVDEEFIDDLSDLGIEGIETNSTVPELFTASPPVRDTLPTATSYAQDATVRECVPLLAATDSDIDHNAHGVPSLLRDNHIKFLQKQLGRFPAPYVAADASRPWFLYWSLNALALLGYDTAVYREDLIKTVRTMQNPSGGIGGGHGQDSHLATTYAVVLALAIVGGEDAYEVIDRKAMWKWICSLKQPSGGIQMALGGEVDVRGAYCAAVIVTLLNLPLDLSTDSPAWTPERPTLFTGLADYVRRCQTFEGGISGKPDGEAHGAYAFCALGCLSILDTPHRIIPKYLDVPRLISWLSSRQYAPEGGFSGRTNKLVDGCYSHWVGGCWPLIDAVLKGAIELEDQPNEASFTPHQGSLYSREGLIRYILCCGQDRSKRGGLRDKPSRPSDAYHTCYVLSGLSSAQHQWDLTYVNEDETILSEPKWVASPCAEGTQVFNEEDRVGTIHPVYTIPQESVDDMKAYFASKQGF, encoded by the exons ATGAGACCCCGCATCAAACCTCTCAAGCGCCGTACCAAAGTCACCTTCATCAAGCGCGCAGCAAGTATGGCTGCATCGGCCCAGACCGGGTCGCCGCAACGCTCCGACAGCGACGTGGACGAGGAATTCATCGACGACCTGAGTGATTTGGGAATCGAAGGAATCGAGACGAACAGTACCGTGCCAGAACTTTTCACGGCGTCTCCACCTGTGCGCGATACGCTTCCGACGGCCACTTCATATGCTCAGGATGCTACGGTGCGGGAGTGTGTCCCGTTGCTGGCTGCCACGGACAGCGACATCGATCACAACGCCCACGGAGTACCCTCACTTCTCCGTGATAACCACATCAAATTTCTCCAGAAGCAGCTCGGAAGGTTCCCGGCCCCGTATGTGGCTGCCGACGCGAGTCGGCCATGGTTCCTGTATTGGTCTCTCAATGCCCTGGCTCTGCTCGGCTACGACACGGCAGTGTACCGGGAAGACCTGATAAAGACAGTGCGTACAATGCAGAACCCTTCCGGTGGCATCGGAGGCGGTCACGGACAGGACTCTCACCTTGCCACAACCTACGCCGTTGTTCTCGCCCTTGCCATCGTCGGCGGTGAGGATGCATACGAGGTGATAGATAGGAAAGCCATGTGGAAATGGATCTGCTCTCTCAAGCAACCCAGTGGCGGGATTCAGATGGCCCTGGGCGGAGAGGTAGATGTCAG GGGAGCATACTGTGCAGCCGTAATTGTAACCCTACTGAACCTGCCTCTGGACCTCTCAACCGACTCGCCGGCGTGGACGCCTGAGCGGCCCACGCTCTTCACTGGATTGGCGGATTATGTACGCAGAT GCCAAACGTTTGAGGGTGGAATATCGGGAAAGCCGGATGGTGAAGCGCATGGAGCCTATGCTTTCTGCGCTTTGGGCTGCCTCTCGATCCTGGACACTCCGCATCGCATCATTCCCAA GTACCTCGACGTGCCACGACTTATCTCTTGGCTCTCGTCACGGCAGTACGCTCCGGAGGGTGGCTTCAGTGGCCGCACAAATAAGCTCGTCGACGGCTGCTACAGCCATTGGGTCGGTGGGTGTTGGCCCTTGATCGACGCTGTACTGAAAGGCGCAATTGAGCTCGAGGATCAACCGAACGAGGCGAGCTTCACTCCCCATCAGGGCAGTCTTTACAGTCGTGAGGGGCTGATTCGATACATCTTGTGTTGCGGTCAAGACCGGTCCAAACGTGGCGGTCTTCGCGACAAGCCCAGCAG GCCGTCGGATGCGTACCACACTTGCTACGTCCTCTCAGGACTGAGCTCTGCGCAGCACCAGTGGGATCTCACATATGTCAACGAAGATGAGACGATCCTATCGGAGCCAAAGTGGGTGGCGTCGCCTTGTGCCGAAGGAACACAGGTATTCAACGAGGAGGACCGCGTCGGGACGATCCACCCCGTCTACACCATCCCCCAAGAAAGCGTCGACGACATGAAGGCGTACTTTGCGTCGAAACAGGGATTCTAG